The DNA segment CTGAGCCAGCAGTCCACCATGGACCAGCTCCAGCGCACGCGGCACTGGCTCGAGAAGTCTGGCTGGCTGGGGGACTCGAGGCAGGACACGCAGCCCTCACAGGTGGGGACCTGATGGCTGAGAAGACGCAAGTCCTCCTCATCGCGGGGAGCGGCGGCGCGGGCCGGACGACGGTGGCCGAGGCGACGGGCCTGGCGGCCTCGCGTCGGGGCCAGCGCACGTTGGTCCTCTCCTTCGACGCCTCCCGGGACTTGAGCGGTGCCTTCGGCGTGGTGGCGCCGACGCTCGCGGAGGCCCGGGGGCTGCCCGTTCGCGTCGAGGACTCCCTGCACCTCCAGGAACTCGACGTCGCGTCGGAGCTGAAGCGCCGTTGGAGCGACGGTCGCGGCGAGGTGGCAGCGCTGCTCGGTGGTGGCCTGGAGGGTGTGACGGCCGAGGAGGTGGCGCTCACTCCGGGAGTGGAGGTGCTGCTGGCGCTCCTCCTGCTCGGCGAATACAGCCGCGCGCGGACGTACGACCTCATCGTCATCGATGCGGGGGACGCGCTGCGCTTCGTCGGCGGCGCGGACTCCGTGGGCTGGTATGCGCGCAGGTCGCGGGCGCCGGAGCAGGGCGCTCGGCGGGCGAGGCCGTCGCGCGTGAACCCGGAGGTCCTCCACGCAGTCAGCGACCAGCTGACGGACGTGGGCGCGCTGCTGCGAGACCCCACGGTGACGCGCGCGCGGTGGGTGACGACGCATGACCACCGGACCGAGCAGAGCGTCCGGAGGGCCTGCGCGGCGTTCGGTCTGCAAGGCCTTGCCCTGGATGGAATCATCCTCAATCGCCTCGCGCTGGTGGGGGAGGACGCGGCGCTCGCCCGGCACCCCGCGGTCGAGAACCTCCAGCACCTGGTCGGCGCCATCCCCGTCACTGGGATTGCGCTCCAGGGGCGGGACATCGTCGGGGAGGAGGCGCTCGAGGCCTTCGCGACGCAGTTGTACCGAGGCGAAGACCCGGCGCGGCTCGGGAGCACGCCTCCTGGCCTCGGTGTCGGCAAGCAGGCCGTGGATGTGTACAGGCTGGAGGTCCAGCTCCCCTTCGCGCGCAAGGAAGAGGTCTCGCTCTCCCGGCGCGAGGCGGAGCTCGTCATCCAGGTAGGTGCCTTCCGGCGCAATGTCCTGCTCCCCAGGATGCTCGCGCCACTCGCCACCGCCGGGGCGAGCCTGGAGGGCGACAGACTCGTCGTCGAGTTCAAGAAAGAGAGGGTTTGAACATGGTCTGGCAGAACAGACGTTTGCCGAAGGACTTCTTCCGGTTGGAGACCCAGCCCGAGGAGGGCGCCCGCGTCGCGGAGGTCGTCGATGCCGTGATTCCAGGAGGGAAGGGCTTCATCCAGCAGCTCTTCCGCGCGAAGAAGGACGTGCTGCAGGGGGTCTCCCATTTGCTCCAGGCGCAGATCCACGAGCTGGAGCACATCGACTCGGCCATCCGGGGCGAGTACCGGCCGGGCGTCGCGGGTACGGCGGCCTCGTGCGCGGACTCACCGCTCAGCCCGCGCATGATGACCATCAAGCAGATGATGGAGGAGGCCAGCGCGAAGCTCCGTGGGGAGAGGGTCGCTCACGCCCATGGGCCCGACGCCGCGTGTCCTCCGGCCCATCCCACCCATGGCGCGGTGGAGAGCCCCAGGAGCACGGAAGGTGAGCCGGGCAGCCGTCCCGGTGTCACGGGTCCGGAGAAGATCACGCTCACCTGAGTCCACGTCGTGCATCCACGGTCTTCCTCGCCACGTCGGTGGGCGCTGTCCCACCGCGGGCGAGGTGTCGTCGAGGAGGCGGTCGCATGGAACAAGAGGGACAGGGACGTATCCTCGCGGAGCGACTCGCCGCGCTTTCACCCGAGCGCAGGGCGCTGCTGGAGCTGGCGCTGAAGCGGGCTCCGGCGCCTCGCGCGGCGAGCCCTCGTCCGGGCCTGGACGTGTTGCTCCAGGAGGGGACGGAGGACTTCGCGACGTTGGCTCCGTTCCCGGAGGTCGCCGCCGCGTTCTCCTGGGTGCTCGCGGCGCGAGGGACGCGGACGCATGAGCAGGCTCGACTCCTGGAGGACGCGCACCGAGAGCTGCGCGGAGCGCTTTTCAGGTCGGTGGACCTCACCGCGTGTGAGCGGGTCCTCGGCTTCGGGGGCGGTGACGGCCGCGAGTGGGTGTCGCTGGCCCGACGGCCCGGCGCGTTCCGCATCATCGGCCACACCTCCTCGACTCGGGACGAGGAGGCGGCCCGCGAGCGCGTGCGTGCCCATGCACTGGAGGAACGCATCCAGGTCGTGACGGGCGCGCTGGACGCCGACGCTCTGGAGTCGGGCTTCGATGTCGCCTTCGGACTGGAGGCCCTCGGCCCTCCGGAGGAGCGGGGCGGTCTCTTCGCGGCCCTGGGGAAGAAGGTCCGCGAGGGGGGGCGACTGGTCCTCGGAGACGTGTTCCTGAAGACGGGCCTGGCGCCGCCACACGTCGAGCGCCTGTCGCTGCCGCGCATCGAGGAGCTGGCCATCTGGCTCACCACGAATGGCTTCCTCGTCGTGGACTGCGTGGACGCGGCCCGTGAGATGGGGAACTTCCTCCACGAGCCCGCGATGGACGCGCGACTGTCGCAGCTCGGCTGGGGTGCCGAGGATGCGCGAGCACAGGTGGCCCGCGCGTACGAGCTGATGGGCGGTTTGCTCCGCGGAGGCGCGGCCGCCTATTTGCTGCTGACGGCCGAGAAGCGCGGTGGACTGGAGCGAGGACAGCTGGAGGCGCTGAACCGCGAGCGGCTGACGGCGGCGACTGCCTACGCCGAGCTGCCGCACACGTGGGTGTATGCGCCCGCGTGGCGGCCCGTCGCGAGCCCTCCGCACGCGGAGGAGACCACCACACCGCCCGGGCACTGTCTGGTCTTCGTGGACCAGGGCGGGCTGGGCGAGGCGCTCTCGCGGCGCATGGGTGAGGCGGGAGGACGCTGCACCTTCGTCCACCGGGGGGAGGTGTTCCGACAGCGCGAGGACGGCGGCTACGAGGTGCCCACGCGGAACCCGGAGTCCTTCCTCCGGTTGATGGAGGCGCTGTCCGCCGCGGGGCACGTGCCTTCCCACGTCGTCTACCTGTGGAGCCTCGATGTGCCGGAGCCGGAGGGGCTGACCGTCGCGCGGCTCCAGGACGAGACGCTCGATGCGTGCGGCGGCCTGCTGTACCTCGCCCAGGCCCTGCTCACTGCGGGCGCGAGCCACCCGGCCTCGCCTTCACTCTGGATGGCCACGCGGGGCGCCCAGCGCGCCGATGACACGGGCGGACTCCCAGGGCTGCTTGCAGCTCCGCTCTGGGGACTGGGCAAGGCCATCGCCTATGAGCACCCGGAGCTCGACTGCCGCCGCGTGGACCTGGATCCCCGGCGAGACCACGAGGACGGAGCGCAGGCGTTGTGGATGGAGCTGAGCTCACGTGACGACGAGGACCAGGTCCTGTTGCGCGAGGGGCGTCGGCACGTGCTGCGGCTGGCCCGGCATCGGAAGTGGGACTGGGAGGGCGAGGGACGCCTCCAGTTCAAGGCGGACGCCACCTACCTGGTGACAGGAGGGCTGGGCGGACTGGGGCTCCAGGTGGCGCGGTGGATGGTGGAGCGCGGGGCGCGCAACCTGGTGCTCCTGGGGCGCAAGCGGGCCAGCGACGTGTCCGCCGAGGAGGTGAAGGAGATGCGTGCCCGGGGCGCGGCCATCATCTCGCTCGCGGGTGTGTCGGTGGACTCGGACCTCGACTTCGTGATGGCGGGCATCTCGAAGCGCATGCCGCCGCTGCGGGGCATCATCCACGCGGCGACGGAGGTGGACGACGGCATCCTCGTGCACCAGACGCGCGAGCGCCTGGGTCGGGTGTTCGCGGCCAAGGTCTCCGGTGCCTGGAACCTGCATCGGTGGCTCGCGGGCACGCCGCTGGACTTCTTCTTCTCGCTGTCCTCGTCCACGTCGTTGATGGGCGCCTCGGGGCAGGGCAACCACCTGGCGGCGACGGCCTTCCTGGACGGGCTCGCCGAGTACCGGCGCTCCCAGGGCCTGCCTGGACAGAGCTCGAGCTGGGGCGCCTGGACACAGCCCGGCGACGAGGCCCAGGCGGCGCTGGACGCGCGCATGCGCAAGCGCGGCGTGGGCCTGGTGCCGGCGCGGCAGGCGTTCGCCATCCTGGAGCAGGTCTTCGGCCCGATGCCGGCGGTGGTGGGAGTGATGCCCATCCATTGGCCCACCTTCCTCGGGGGGCTTCCGGGGGACGGCCCTCCGCCGTTGTTCGCGGACTTCGGAGGGGAGGCGGGCGCGGGCCGCGCGGGCGCGGAGCTGAGGCGCGAGCTGCTGCGTCGCGTGCGCCTGGGCTCCGCGGAGGACGGGCGGAGCGCGGTGCTCGAGTGGTTCCGCGCGCGGGTGGCGAAGGTGCTGGAGCTGGGCGTCACGCAGCTCCCGGAGCCCGAGCAGTCGCTGCATGAACTCGGGCTCGACTCCCTGATGGGCGTGGAGCTCAAGAAGCTGCTGCACGCGGAGCTGCGGGTGGAGTTCCCCCTCCAGGAGCTGTTGGGGGGCAAGAGCATCGGCGAGCTGTCGGGTTCTCTCTACGAAGCCCTGCGTTGAGATTCGCAAAGGAGTGGAACGTGTCTGGTGATTCCGTTCAGGTCCGCTTCGTCGTCGCTCCCTTCCTCCCCGAACACCAGCCCGCGCTGGGCGTGAGCACGTTGATAGGCGTGCTCGGGAGGAGCGGCATCCCGGCGGATGTCCGCTACCTCAACGTCCAGTTCATGCGGCAGATTGGCTGGGAACTCTACTACTACCTCTCCTACGCCACGCCCCCGGAGATCCTCGCCGGGGAGATGGCCTTCCTGCCGGCCTCGCCGGACCTGCTGCTGGGGGAGATGGTCTTCGCTCCGGCGCTGTGGGGCGACGCGGCCTCGAACTGGGAGGAGTACGCGGACCGGCTGACGCCGCTGCTGGAGGTGAAGCAGCACACGGAGGGCGCCACCTCGGGCGGCGCGCGGCGTGAGCAGGCGTTGCATTGGGGACGCGCCCGCGAGCTGATTCGCGCCCTGCGCGAGGACAGTCCGCGCATCGTCAGGCAGTGGGCGCAGGACATCCTGGCGGACAATCCGCGCGTCATCGGCTTCACCTCGACGTTCCAGCAGACCGTCGCCTCGCTCGCGCTGGCGAAGGAGCTGCGCCGGCTGCGTCCGCGCGAAGAGCTGACGCTCATCATGGGCGGCGCCAACTGCGAGGCCGACATGGGCAAGGCGCTCTCGGACAACTTCCCCTTCATGGACCACGTGGTCTCAGGGGAAGGCGAGGGCGTCATCGTCGACCTGGTCAAGGGCGTGCTGGACCGTCGGAGCGGACGCCCCCAGCCGCGCTACGTGGCCGCGCCGCCGTTCGAGGCCATGGACACGCTGCCGATTCCGGACTTCGACCACTACTTCGAGGCCATCAAGGACATGCCGATGGCCAAGCGCGCCAACCTGACGGCGGAGTCGTCGCGAGGCTGCTGGTGGGGGGCCAAGTCGCACTGCACCTTCTGCGGCCTCAACGGCTCCGGCATGGCGTACCGGAGCAAGGACCCGGGCCGATTCGTCCAGGAGCTGCGCACGCTCGCGGGGCGCTACGGCTTCAACTTCTTCATGATGGCCGACAACATCCTGGACCTGAAATACATCAAGTCGGTGTTCCCCGCGCTCATCGAGCAGGGGGACGAAATCACCATGTTCTATGAGACGAAGAGCAACCTCCGGAAGGAGCAGCTCGAGCTCATGGTCGCCGGGGGTGTCACCGAGTTGCAGCCGGGCATCGAGAGCCTCAGCACGCCCATCCTGGAGCTGATGGACAAGGGCACCACGCGCCTGCAGAACCTCCAGCTCATCAAGTGGTGCGAGGAGTTCGACATCAACGTGAACTGGAACATCCTCTTCGGCTTCCCGGGTGAGGCGCCCGAGGAGTACGCGGAGATGGCCCGGCTGATGCCCTCGCTCGTCCACCTGCCTCCGCCCGGGGGCTGCGGGCGCATCCGCATGGACCGGTTCGCGCCGTATTGGAAGACGCCCGAGAAGTACAACCTCAAGAACGTCCGCCAGAAGTGGGCGTATGACTATGTCTACGCCGCGCTGCCCGCCGAGGAGCGCCGGCGCATCGCGTACTACTTCGACTACGACCTCGAGGGCGACATCGACCCGACGGTCTATCTCCAGGACACGCTGAAGAGGACCGAGGAGTGGCGCGACGGGTACAGCCGGGGCGTGACGCTCGAGTTGAAGACGCGCGATGGCGTGACGTACGTGCTGGACACGCGGGACGGGACGTCGCGGGAGACGGAGGTGACGGTGGACGGCGTCCGGCTGTTGAAGGCCATGGACTCCATCCAGAGCGCTCGCGTCGGGCTCGAGAAGGTGAACGAGTCGCGCGAGGGAGGTCCGATGTCGGCGGCGGACTTCGACGCGATGCTCGCGCGGTTCCTGGAGTGGGGTTGGGTCATCCGCGAGGGCGCCAAGCACCTGAGCCTCGTGCTCGACCGCACGGAGCGCCAGCGCATCATCGACCTGAAGATGGCCGCGCAGCTGGGCACGCTCGACTGGGCCCGTCTGGGAGCCAGGCCCGCCGTGAGCCCCGGTCCCGAGCGGCTCGTCGCCTCTTCGACCTAGGCCCACGCGATGCCCGACGACTCGAAGTCCTCCCCCACGGAGGAGCTGACGCCCCTGCAGCGGGCGGCCCTGGCCATCAAGACCCTCCGCGCGAAGGTGGAGGGGCTGGAGCACGCGCGCTCGGAGCCCATCGCCATCATCGGCATGGGGTGCCGCTTCCCCGGCGGCGCGGACACGCCGGAGCGGTACTGGGAGCTCTTGCGCGCGGGCGTCGACGCGGTGGGGCCGGTGCCCGCGGACCGCTGGGACGCGCAGGCCTACTACGCCGAGGACCCCGACGCCGCGTGGAAGATGGTCGTGCGCGAAGGGGGCTTCCTCTCGCAGCCCATCGCCGCCTTCGACTGCGAGTTCTTCGGACTGTCGCCCCGCGAGGCGAGCTACGTCGACCCCCAGCAGCGCTTGATGCTGGAGGTCGCGTGGGAGTCGCTGGAGGACGCGGGGATTGCCCCGGGCTCGCTGGCGGGGAGCGACACGGGCGTGTACGTCGGCTTCCTCAGCAGCGACTACGGTCGCGTCCCCTTCAACGCGCTGCCGACGAGGGACCTCCCCTACATGGGGACGGGGAATGAGCTGAGCTTCTCGGCGGGACGCGTCTCGTATGTGCTGGGACTGCAAGGTCCGTCCATGGTCGTCGCG comes from the Myxococcus fulvus genome and includes:
- a CDS encoding RiPP maturation radical SAM C-methyltransferase produces the protein MSGDSVQVRFVVAPFLPEHQPALGVSTLIGVLGRSGIPADVRYLNVQFMRQIGWELYYYLSYATPPEILAGEMAFLPASPDLLLGEMVFAPALWGDAASNWEEYADRLTPLLEVKQHTEGATSGGARREQALHWGRARELIRALREDSPRIVRQWAQDILADNPRVIGFTSTFQQTVASLALAKELRRLRPREELTLIMGGANCEADMGKALSDNFPFMDHVVSGEGEGVIVDLVKGVLDRRSGRPQPRYVAAPPFEAMDTLPIPDFDHYFEAIKDMPMAKRANLTAESSRGCWWGAKSHCTFCGLNGSGMAYRSKDPGRFVQELRTLAGRYGFNFFMMADNILDLKYIKSVFPALIEQGDEITMFYETKSNLRKEQLELMVAGGVTELQPGIESLSTPILELMDKGTTRLQNLQLIKWCEEFDINVNWNILFGFPGEAPEEYAEMARLMPSLVHLPPPGGCGRIRMDRFAPYWKTPEKYNLKNVRQKWAYDYVYAALPAEERRRIAYYFDYDLEGDIDPTVYLQDTLKRTEEWRDGYSRGVTLELKTRDGVTYVLDTRDGTSRETEVTVDGVRLLKAMDSIQSARVGLEKVNESREGGPMSAADFDAMLARFLEWGWVIREGAKHLSLVLDRTERQRIIDLKMAAQLGTLDWARLGARPAVSPGPERLVASST
- a CDS encoding SDR family NAD(P)-dependent oxidoreductase, producing MEQEGQGRILAERLAALSPERRALLELALKRAPAPRAASPRPGLDVLLQEGTEDFATLAPFPEVAAAFSWVLAARGTRTHEQARLLEDAHRELRGALFRSVDLTACERVLGFGGGDGREWVSLARRPGAFRIIGHTSSTRDEEAARERVRAHALEERIQVVTGALDADALESGFDVAFGLEALGPPEERGGLFAALGKKVREGGRLVLGDVFLKTGLAPPHVERLSLPRIEELAIWLTTNGFLVVDCVDAAREMGNFLHEPAMDARLSQLGWGAEDARAQVARAYELMGGLLRGGAAAYLLLTAEKRGGLERGQLEALNRERLTAATAYAELPHTWVYAPAWRPVASPPHAEETTTPPGHCLVFVDQGGLGEALSRRMGEAGGRCTFVHRGEVFRQREDGGYEVPTRNPESFLRLMEALSAAGHVPSHVVYLWSLDVPEPEGLTVARLQDETLDACGGLLYLAQALLTAGASHPASPSLWMATRGAQRADDTGGLPGLLAAPLWGLGKAIAYEHPELDCRRVDLDPRRDHEDGAQALWMELSSRDDEDQVLLREGRRHVLRLARHRKWDWEGEGRLQFKADATYLVTGGLGGLGLQVARWMVERGARNLVLLGRKRASDVSAEEVKEMRARGAAIISLAGVSVDSDLDFVMAGISKRMPPLRGIIHAATEVDDGILVHQTRERLGRVFAAKVSGAWNLHRWLAGTPLDFFFSLSSSTSLMGASGQGNHLAATAFLDGLAEYRRSQGLPGQSSSWGAWTQPGDEAQAALDARMRKRGVGLVPARQAFAILEQVFGPMPAVVGVMPIHWPTFLGGLPGDGPPPLFADFGGEAGAGRAGAELRRELLRRVRLGSAEDGRSAVLEWFRARVAKVLELGVTQLPEPEQSLHELGLDSLMGVELKKLLHAELRVEFPLQELLGGKSIGELSGSLYEALR
- a CDS encoding ArsA family ATPase, with amino-acid sequence MAEKTQVLLIAGSGGAGRTTVAEATGLAASRRGQRTLVLSFDASRDLSGAFGVVAPTLAEARGLPVRVEDSLHLQELDVASELKRRWSDGRGEVAALLGGGLEGVTAEEVALTPGVEVLLALLLLGEYSRARTYDLIVIDAGDALRFVGGADSVGWYARRSRAPEQGARRARPSRVNPEVLHAVSDQLTDVGALLRDPTVTRARWVTTHDHRTEQSVRRACAAFGLQGLALDGIILNRLALVGEDAALARHPAVENLQHLVGAIPVTGIALQGRDIVGEEALEAFATQLYRGEDPARLGSTPPGLGVGKQAVDVYRLEVQLPFARKEEVSLSRREAELVIQVGAFRRNVLLPRMLAPLATAGASLEGDRLVVEFKKERV